Within the Pseudarthrobacter sp. W1I19 genome, the region TGGGCCGGGACCTGTCCGCTGAGGCTGGCTTCCACGTACGTTTCGGACATGGCGGGGGGCACGTCGTCGTCCTCGGTTGCGTGGACGGCATAAACCGGAACGTCCAGCGGGAGCGCGGCCATCGGGTCCGCGTACCGGTGACGGCCCGGATATTCCGACGACGGACCGCCCAGCAGGTTGGCCACCGCACCGTTGCTGAGGTGGAGCCTTTCGGCCTCTGCCAGGTTGAGGACGCCGGACTGGCTCACCACGCCGGTGACGCGGACGCCGCCGTCTCCGGCCCCCACCTCACGATGCTCAGCCTCCAATCCCAACCCGCCCAGCCGGTCCCGGCCTGCCACCCACACGGCCAGATGCCCACCGGCCGAATGCCCGAGGGCCACCACTTTGGCCACATCCAGGAAGTGGGATTCAGCGAGCTCTGCAAGCTTGTCGATGCCCGCCAGGATGTCTTGGAATGTACCCGGCCAGCCGCCACCGTTTCCGGCGCGGCGGTACTCCAGGTTCCACGCCGCCATGCCGTATCCGGCAAGGTCCGCAGCCAAAGGCTGCCCCAACTCGGCGCCGTACTGCGGGCGCCAGTAGCCGCCGTGAATCACCACCACCACGCCGCGGTGGGTACCGCCGTCGGGAAGCTCGGGAAGGAACAGTTCGCCCCACTGACTGGGGTCACCGCCGTAGTTATACCTGTGCCGCTGCACTGCATCCCCTCTTGTTGGTGCCACGGACGTCCCGTCCATACGCCTGAGCCTGCCTACCTGCTGCCATCGTTGGGTGTAGGCCAAAATTCGGGCTAGCCGAGCAGACGCTCGACGTCAGCCGCTTCGGGATACGCCGCCTGCGTCCCCTTCCGGGTGGTGGCCAGGGCAGCCGCCACGGAAGCGAAGGCGGCAGCATCGGCGAGCCCGTCGCCGGCCGCGAGCCGGACGGCAACGGCGCCGGTAAAGGCGTCGCCCGCGCCGGTGGTGTCCACGGCGGAGACCTTGATGGGCTTCACAAAGGTGACGAGGCGGTCCGGCGAGGCAAGCGAGTCCAGCACCACGGAGCCGTTCGAACCCAGCGTCACCAGCACCTGACGGATCCCCCGTTCAGCGAACCTTTCCCGGACGGCATCCCACTGGGCGGCACGGGCATCGGCACCCGGGACGGATGCCCCCGGGCCGAGGAACAGCGCGGCTTCATGGGCATTCACCAGCAGGACGTCCGTCAGCTCAGCCAGGGCTGCCGGGATGTGCGCGTACGGCGAGAGGTTCAGCAGGACTGTTGCGCCGGCGTCGTGCCCTGCCTGCGCTGCGGCCAGTACTGTCTCCATGCCGACTTCAAGGCAAAGGCACACGACGGCGGCCTCCGCCAGGACGTCCGAGGCCTCTCCCACGTCTGCCGGTGAGAGGGTGCCGTTGGCGCCGGCGGAGATGATGATGTTGTTCTCGCCGTTGGAATCCACGGCGATCACGGCGACGCCCGTTGGCTCGTACGACGTGCGGACATGCCCTACGTCCACACCCGCTCTCGCCGCTGAGGAGAGCAGCATGGCGCCGTTGGGGTCATCCCCCACCGCGCCCACCAGGCTAACGTTCCCGCCCAGCAGGCTGGCGGCCACTGCCTGGTTGGCGCTCTTGCCGCCCGGGTTCACGGCGAACCCGTTGCCGTGCACCGTCTCACCGGGCAGCGGGAGGCGTTCGCAGTAGATGGTGAGGTCGGCGTTCAGGGAGCCGACGACGACGATCCTGCCCGGCTGCCTGTCGTCGCCTTGATTGGCGCCCGGGTCAACGGCGGCTGGCTCAGCGGCGGCGCTCATTCGGCCACCTCAGCCTCAACGGGCTTGGGGATCAGCAGCGAGGCGGCGAACGCCGCCGCGGTGAGGGCCAGACCGACAACTACAACGGTCAGGTAGGACGCCTTCGCATCCCCAAGGGCCGACGTCGCCACCAGCACGGCAGGCAGCACCAGGAAGCTGAGCCCTGCGCCGAGGTTGAAGGCGCCGGCGTTCATGCCGGGCAGGAAACCGGGGTTGCCGGCGGGCGAGAGGACAACACCGAGTCCGTTGAGCATGATGTTGACCGTACCGGCGTACATGATGCCCAGCAAGACCGTGCCGGCAATCATCAGGGGCAGGCTGCTGAGGCCGAAGAACGCGATGATGGCGAGGGCCGCGATGCTGCCGAGAAGCCCGATGCGCAGCACCTTGGTGTAGCCCAGCACGGGAGCGAGCTTGCCGCTGAGCGGTCCAACGATCCAGCCTAAAAGCGCGTACGGGGTGAGGATGATCAGCGACATTTCGGTGGGGCCGATGCCAAAGCCGGGGTCGGCGGCCTGGACGTAGGCGGGGACAATGCCGTTGATGACGGCGAAGATGCCGGTCATGGTCAGGGTGGTGGTCAGCAGCGGCGCCCACGTGGAGCGCTGGCGCAGGTGCACGGTTTCCACCATGGGCTGGCCGGACCGCTTCTCCACGGTCCAGAAGGCGTAGAACGCGGCGGCGGACACCAGGACCAGCACAATGCTGAGCATCAGGGTGCTGGAAGAGAAGGCACCCACCAGCTTCGACCCTTCATTCAGGGCGGTAAGCAGCGCGCCCACGGCCACCACAATGAAGAACACACCCAGCCAGTCCATCCGGGTGCCGGCGGCGGGCTTGCTTTCGCCGGCCAGGAACGCGATCAGTGCCGTGGCAACCAGTGCCAGCACCACCATGAGCCAGAAGATGCTACGGAAACCGAAGTGCTCGGCGAAGTAGCCGCCCACAAAGGAATCGACGCCGGCAACGCCGCCATTGACCGCCGTAATGAGCCCCATGAGCGTGCCGTACTTGCGTGGGTTGGTGACGGCGGAGCGCAGCATGATCAGGCACAGCGGCACGGTGGGTCCGCTGATGCCCTGGATGATACGGCCCACGAAGAGCCAGGTGACGTCCGGCGCGAGGGCGGCAATGACCGAACCGACGGCCATCAGCAGCATCATGCCCACCAGGACCTTCTTGCGGCCGATGATGTCGCTCAGGCGGGGCAGGAACAGGGAGAACAGGGCGGCCGCGGTGAAGAACCACGTCTGCGAGAGGCCGATGACCGCTTGGTCCGTGTTGAGCTCCTCGCCCATGGTCACCAGGGCCGGGCTGAGCATCGAGGCGTTGAGCTGGAACGCCACGCACGCGGCCAGCAGGGCAACCATCAGGGCGGTGACGTTGCCGCGGCCGGTCTTTGCTTCAGTAAGGGTGGCAGTCATTTACTTGACCCCTCCCACGACGACGTCGGTGCGTTCCGGGCGTACGACGTCGGCCGCCTTG harbors:
- a CDS encoding ribokinase → MSAAAEPAAVDPGANQGDDRQPGRIVVVGSLNADLTIYCERLPLPGETVHGNGFAVNPGGKSANQAVAASLLGGNVSLVGAVGDDPNGAMLLSSAARAGVDVGHVRTSYEPTGVAVIAVDSNGENNIIISAGANGTLSPADVGEASDVLAEAAVVCLCLEVGMETVLAAAQAGHDAGATVLLNLSPYAHIPAALAELTDVLLVNAHEAALFLGPGASVPGADARAAQWDAVRERFAERGIRQVLVTLGSNGSVVLDSLASPDRLVTFVKPIKVSAVDTTGAGDAFTGAVAVRLAAGDGLADAAAFASVAAALATTRKGTQAAYPEAADVERLLG
- a CDS encoding alpha/beta hydrolase, with the translated sequence MQRHRYNYGGDPSQWGELFLPELPDGGTHRGVVVVIHGGYWRPQYGAELGQPLAADLAGYGMAAWNLEYRRAGNGGGWPGTFQDILAGIDKLAELAESHFLDVAKVVALGHSAGGHLAVWVAGRDRLGGLGLEAEHREVGAGDGGVRVTGVVSQSGVLNLAEAERLHLSNGAVANLLGGPSSEYPGRHRYADPMAALPLDVPVYAVHATEDDDVPPAMSETYVEASLSGQVPAQLVTVPGDHFALIDPGEPAYKKCRELVRELLA
- a CDS encoding MFS transporter: MTATLTEAKTGRGNVTALMVALLAACVAFQLNASMLSPALVTMGEELNTDQAVIGLSQTWFFTAAALFSLFLPRLSDIIGRKKVLVGMMLLMAVGSVIAALAPDVTWLFVGRIIQGISGPTVPLCLIMLRSAVTNPRKYGTLMGLITAVNGGVAGVDSFVGGYFAEHFGFRSIFWLMVVLALVATALIAFLAGESKPAAGTRMDWLGVFFIVVAVGALLTALNEGSKLVGAFSSSTLMLSIVLVLVSAAAFYAFWTVEKRSGQPMVETVHLRQRSTWAPLLTTTLTMTGIFAVINGIVPAYVQAADPGFGIGPTEMSLIILTPYALLGWIVGPLSGKLAPVLGYTKVLRIGLLGSIAALAIIAFFGLSSLPLMIAGTVLLGIMYAGTVNIMLNGLGVVLSPAGNPGFLPGMNAGAFNLGAGLSFLVLPAVLVATSALGDAKASYLTVVVVGLALTAAAFAASLLIPKPVEAEVAE